From Cronobacter turicensis z3032, the proteins below share one genomic window:
- the rrmA gene encoding Ribosomal RNA large subunit methyltransferase A — protein MRCSGVVMSFICPLCHLPLQAQARSFRCASNHQFDIAKEGYVNLLPVQHKRSRDPGDSTEMMQARRAFLDAGHYAPLREHTARRLAENLPQSGATLLDLGCGEGYYTSAFAALTAAHGGQSFGLDVSRSAIRFAAKRYADIAFCVASSHRLPFPDAFFDAIVRIYAPCKAEELARVVKPGGVVVTVTPGPRHLIQLKGLIYDEVRLHAPNEESLHGFTLAEEQALRYEMSLNGEEATTLLQMTPFAWRARPEVWETLRAQSAFRCETDFCLRVWRRED, from the coding sequence TTGCGCTGTTCCGGAGTCGTCATGTCTTTTATCTGCCCCCTTTGCCATTTGCCATTACAGGCGCAAGCCAGAAGCTTCCGGTGCGCCAGCAACCATCAGTTCGATATCGCAAAGGAAGGGTATGTGAATCTTCTCCCGGTGCAGCATAAGCGCTCGCGGGATCCGGGCGACAGTACCGAAATGATGCAGGCGCGCCGCGCGTTTCTTGACGCTGGCCACTACGCGCCGCTGCGAGAGCATACCGCAAGACGGCTGGCTGAGAATCTGCCGCAGAGCGGCGCGACGCTGCTGGATCTTGGCTGTGGCGAAGGGTACTACACCAGCGCCTTCGCGGCGCTTACCGCCGCCCACGGCGGGCAGAGCTTTGGGCTTGATGTGTCGCGCAGCGCCATCCGCTTTGCCGCGAAGCGTTACGCCGATATTGCGTTTTGCGTGGCATCCAGCCACCGGTTGCCGTTCCCGGATGCTTTTTTCGATGCCATCGTGCGCATCTACGCGCCCTGCAAAGCCGAAGAGCTGGCGCGCGTGGTGAAGCCTGGTGGCGTTGTAGTGACCGTCACGCCTGGCCCGCGCCATCTTATCCAGCTTAAAGGGCTTATCTATGATGAGGTGCGGCTGCATGCGCCGAATGAGGAGTCGCTCCACGGCTTTACGCTCGCTGAAGAGCAGGCGTTACGTTATGAGATGAGCCTGAACGGCGAAGAGGCGACGACGCTTTTGCAGATGACGCCATTCGCGTGGCGCGCGCGCCCGGAAGTGTGGGAGACGCTGCGCGCGCAGAGCGCGTTTCGCTGTGAAACGGATTTTTGCCTGCGGGTCTGGCGACGCGAGGATTAG
- a CDS encoding UPF0059 membrane protein ESA_01430: MFTGGGRRVYGDPGQDLNMNLSATLLLAFGMSMDAFAASIGKGATLHKPKFSEALRTGLIFGVIEAITPLVGWLLGLLATQFVLTWNHWIAFVLLVFLGGRMIIEGVRGCDETPEKIRRHSFWLLVTTAFATSLDAMAVGVGLAFLQVDIVKTALAIGCATLIMSTLGMMVGRFIGPLLGKRAEILGGVVLIGIGCQILWSHFAG; encoded by the coding sequence CTGTTTACTGGGGGCGGTCGGCGTGTATATGGTGATCCCGGTCAGGACCTCAATATGAATCTTTCCGCAACCCTGCTTCTCGCCTTCGGCATGTCTATGGACGCGTTCGCGGCCTCCATCGGCAAAGGCGCCACGCTCCATAAACCGAAATTTTCCGAAGCGCTCCGTACGGGCCTGATCTTTGGCGTTATCGAAGCGATCACGCCGCTGGTAGGCTGGCTGCTGGGCCTGCTGGCCACGCAGTTTGTCCTCACCTGGAACCACTGGATTGCATTTGTACTGCTGGTATTTCTCGGCGGCCGAATGATTATCGAAGGCGTGCGTGGGTGTGATGAAACGCCTGAAAAAATCCGTCGCCACAGCTTCTGGCTGCTGGTGACCACAGCGTTCGCCACCAGCCTTGACGCGATGGCGGTCGGCGTGGGCCTCGCCTTTCTTCAGGTCGATATTGTGAAAACGGCGCTCGCCATCGGCTGCGCCACGCTGATTATGTCAACGCTCGGCATGATGGTCGGCCGCTTTATCGGCCCGCTGCTTGGCAAACGGGCCGAAATTCTGGGCGGCGTGGTGCTTATCGGTATCGGCTGCCAGATCCTCTGGAGCCACTTCGCGGGCTAA
- the cspC gene encoding Cold shock-like protein cspC, translating into MNTASLPNLILVPQAVMSLFYLSQRLRANKTIEGICEMAKIKGQVKWFNESKGFGFITPADGSKDVFVHFSAIQGNGFKTLAEGQNVEFEIQDGQKGPAAVNVVAI; encoded by the coding sequence TTGAATACCGCTTCTCTGCCGAACCTTATTTTAGTGCCTCAAGCAGTAATGTCTCTGTTTTATCTAAGTCAGCGCCTGCGGGCGAACAAAACAATTGAAGGAATTTGCGAAATGGCAAAGATTAAAGGTCAAGTTAAGTGGTTCAACGAATCTAAAGGTTTTGGTTTCATTACTCCTGCTGACGGCAGCAAAGATGTGTTTGTACACTTCTCTGCAATCCAGGGTAATGGCTTCAAAACTCTGGCTGAAGGCCAGAACGTTGAGTTCGAGATTCAGGACGGTCAGAAAGGTCCGGCAGCTGTTAACGTAGTTGCTATCTAA